The following are encoded in a window of Narcine bancroftii isolate sNarBan1 chromosome 2, sNarBan1.hap1, whole genome shotgun sequence genomic DNA:
- the LOC138753083 gene encoding compound eye opsin BCRH2-like, which produces MTLVILYRGKCNLSKCITRYLVAMASADLMVIILDLILKHIPIVFYKTFEGFRDIGMCNIHAVLLYATTDCSVWFTVAFTFDRFVVICCQKLKTKHCTERTAALVIGALTALFCAKNTLWYFQFTGRYIFMRVPWLCVMKYSALFSPVWAAIEFLHYVLTPCIPFILILVFNALTVRHILVTIRTRKRLRHQVTRERQNDPEAKSRKQSIVLLFLISGNFLVLWSLFVVSSMHSRIILLETTSDEEMSPIVKELGFMLQLLSCCTNTFVYAVTQRKFREEIKNGVKYPITSLKWTMY; this is translated from the coding sequence ATGACTCTTGTGATCCTTTATCGGGGAAAGTGTAACCTCAGCAAGTGTATCACGCGTTACCTAGTGGCCATGGCATCGGCGGATCTGATGGTCattattcttgatctgattttgaaaCATATTCCTATAGTTTTCTATAAAACGTTTGAAGGCTTTCGTGACATTGGAATGTGCAACATCCACGCAGTCCTCCTCTACGCGACCACAGACTGCTCTGTCTGGTTCACTGTCGCTTTCACGTTCGACCGATTTGTGGTCATTTGTTGCCAGAAACTAAAAACTAAACACTGCACGGAGAGAACCGCAGCATTGGTGATCGGGGCACTGACCGCTTTGTTCTGTGCAAAGAATACTCTTTGGTATTTTCAGTTTACAGGCAGGTATATATTTATGCGGGTGCCCTGGTTGTGCGTTATGAAGTATTCTGCTCTATTTTCGCCAGTTTGGGCTGCCATTGAATTTCTCCATTACGTCCTCACCCCGTGTATTCCGTTCATTCTCATTCTGGTTTTCAATGCGCTCACTGTCCGACATATTCTGGTCACGATCAGAACTCGAAAAAGACTTCGACACCAGGTCACGAGGGAGAGGCAGAATGACCCAGAAGCGAAGAGTCGGAAACAGTCCatagttttactttttctgatcTCGGGGAACTTCCTTGTCCTGTGGTCTCTGTTCGTGGTGTCCTCGATGCACAGTCGAATTATTCTACTGGAGACAACAAGCGATGAAGAAATGTCCCCTATTGTGAAAGAACTTGGATTCATGTTGCAGCTGTTGAGCTGCTGCACAAACACTTTCGTTTATGCCGTGACGCAGAGGAAGTTCAGAGAAGAGATCAAAAATGGGGTGAAATACCCTATCACTTCTCTTAAGTGGACAATGTATTAA